A portion of the Clostridium gelidum genome contains these proteins:
- a CDS encoding HAD family hydrolase, with amino-acid sequence MRKVEAIIFDMDGVLIDSERRSFECFQEVFKEYNYKMDEKFYLRLIGRNVKSIKVIMEEEYGTDFPFDTIYKKKANLAGEITDRDGVIIKPGVHEILDYLNKENYKIAVATSTRRERALQLLEQAKIKDKVNYIICGDQVENSKPDPEIFLKAAKGLDVNPEKCIVIEDSDAGITAAHAAKMIGIHVPDMKFLDDDTKELAFKICNNLIDVKNYLKETKEN; translated from the coding sequence ATGAGAAAAGTAGAAGCAATAATTTTTGATATGGATGGAGTATTAATTGATTCAGAAAGAAGATCTTTTGAATGTTTTCAAGAAGTTTTTAAAGAATATAATTATAAAATGGATGAAAAGTTTTATTTGAGATTAATAGGAAGAAATGTTAAGAGCATAAAAGTAATAATGGAAGAAGAGTATGGAACTGATTTTCCATTTGACACTATATATAAGAAGAAGGCTAATTTAGCAGGAGAAATTACTGATAGAGATGGAGTAATAATTAAACCGGGAGTTCATGAAATATTGGATTATTTGAATAAAGAAAATTATAAAATAGCAGTGGCTACTTCAACAAGAAGAGAAAGAGCACTTCAATTATTAGAACAGGCAAAAATAAAGGACAAGGTTAATTATATAATTTGTGGAGATCAAGTTGAAAATTCTAAGCCAGATCCAGAAATATTCTTAAAAGCAGCAAAAGGATTGGATGTAAATCCTGAAAAATGCATAGTTATAGAAGATTCAGATGCAGGAATAACAGCAGCCCATGCAGCTAAGATGATAGGCATACATGTTCCTGATATGAAATTTCTAGATGATGATACTAAGGAATTGGCGTTTAAGATATGTAATAATTTAATAGATGTAAAGAACTATTTAAAAGAAACTAAAGAAAACTAG
- a CDS encoding DUF6873 family GME fold protein codes for MHCFVDYRVTKEELLNLSILNVNPILVPKCNKVYEAINGHPDIQLNILKNKSHSQIIVQKDISKCFKEILKSNNIHYIISKNSLSNTYPCDIILNSLILENYFIHNLKYSDEELLKSQNSKVHVNVSQGYTKCSILPVRDNALITSDKGIFESLKEYDFDILLLPPGDILLPSLNYGFIGGVGGMISNNKMAFFGDLDSYKWGSEIKKFLFKHDVLPIALRKGKLIDRGSLLTL; via the coding sequence ATGCATTGTTTCGTTGATTATAGAGTTACTAAAGAAGAATTACTAAACCTTTCAATATTAAATGTGAATCCAATATTAGTCCCTAAGTGTAACAAAGTTTATGAAGCTATAAATGGTCATCCTGATATTCAGCTAAATATACTAAAAAATAAATCACACTCTCAAATTATTGTTCAAAAAGATATTTCAAAATGTTTCAAAGAAATTCTTAAATCAAATAACATACACTATATTATTTCAAAAAATTCATTGTCCAATACATATCCTTGTGATATTATTTTAAATTCTTTAATTTTAGAAAATTATTTTATTCACAATTTAAAATACAGCGATGAAGAACTTTTAAAATCTCAAAATTCAAAAGTACATGTTAATGTTTCTCAAGGATACACCAAGTGTTCGATTCTGCCTGTCAGAGACAATGCATTAATCACAAGTGACAAAGGAATTTTTGAATCTTTGAAAGAATATGACTTTGATATTCTTTTGCTTCCTCCTGGAGATATATTACTACCTTCATTAAATTATGGTTTTATAGGTGGGGTTGGTGGTATGATCTCAAATAATAAGATGGCTTTCTTTGGTGATTTAGATAGTTACAAGTGGGGATCTGAAATAAAAAAATTTCTTTTTAAGCATGATGTCTTGCCCATTGCACTAAGAAAAGGAAAATTAATAGATAGAGGTAGTTTGCTTACCCTTTAA
- the ytxC gene encoding putative sporulation protein YtxC: MLILKLAYNEDLNFFNELQELRELLKKKDILVGFVESIEKKTHVIEIICEENCYNEKVEEIINLYISNILYKIVIDNYRKKEIFEFITDNYFFLKQREILEVEDEIVKVLKYEEATKNEDSIYCLNRINSMVEKIKDCIREKQEINIDGFITFRMKKLRGDIESIIDKVVERYMVEKEYKEFVKLLKYFVEIQECKIEEINIIIEENNNYIIKNGDGKDLYYDFLKEITAEQGRLELNMEDVLISGLITSAPKNIIIYGKEKCTNKEFLDTIENVFGNKVTFHECYSNINDKKIITKNVDMY; the protein is encoded by the coding sequence ATGCTTATTTTAAAATTAGCTTATAATGAAGATTTAAACTTTTTCAATGAATTACAAGAGCTAAGAGAATTACTAAAGAAAAAAGATATATTAGTAGGATTTGTTGAAAGTATAGAAAAGAAAACTCATGTGATTGAGATAATTTGTGAAGAAAATTGTTATAATGAAAAAGTAGAAGAGATTATTAATTTATATATTAGTAATATTTTATATAAAATAGTTATAGATAATTATAGAAAAAAAGAAATTTTTGAATTTATAACTGACAATTATTTTTTCTTAAAACAACGTGAAATATTAGAAGTGGAAGATGAAATAGTAAAAGTATTAAAATATGAAGAAGCAACTAAAAATGAAGACTCTATATATTGTTTAAATAGAATAAATTCAATGGTAGAGAAAATAAAAGATTGTATACGCGAAAAACAAGAGATTAATATAGATGGTTTTATAACTTTTAGAATGAAAAAACTTAGAGGAGACATAGAGAGTATTATAGACAAAGTGGTAGAAAGATATATGGTGGAAAAAGAGTATAAAGAATTTGTGAAATTATTAAAGTACTTTGTAGAGATACAAGAATGTAAAATAGAAGAAATAAATATAATAATAGAAGAAAATAACAACTATATAATAAAAAATGGGGATGGGAAAGACTTATATTATGATTTTTTAAAGGAAATTACAGCAGAACAAGGCAGATTAGAATTAAATATGGAAGATGTATTAATAAGTGGTCTTATAACAAGTGCGCCTAAAAATATAATCATATATGGAAAAGAAAAGTGTACTAATAAAGAATTTTTAGATACAATAGAAAATGTATTCGGCAATAAAGTAACTTTTCATGAATGTTATAGTAATATTAACGATAAAAAAATAATAACAAAAAATGTTGACATGTATTAA
- the rplT gene encoding 50S ribosomal protein L20, producing the protein MARVKRAKNARKNHKKVLKLAKGYYGGKSRLYKTANESVIRAMRNAYVGRKNKKRDFRSIWIARINAATRINDLSYSKFMNGIKLAGIDINRKMLSEIAINDPKAFAELVEVAKKQINA; encoded by the coding sequence ATGGCAAGAGTAAAAAGAGCGAAAAATGCCCGTAAAAACCATAAAAAAGTTTTAAAACTTGCAAAAGGATACTACGGTGGAAAAAGTAGGTTATATAAAACTGCAAATGAATCAGTAATAAGAGCAATGAGAAATGCTTATGTTGGAAGAAAGAATAAGAAGAGAGACTTTAGAAGCATATGGATCGCAAGAATTAACGCAGCTACAAGAATTAACGATCTTTCATATTCAAAATTCATGAATGGAATCAAATTAGCTGGAATAGATATCAACAGAAAAATGTTATCTGAAATAGCTATAAATGATCCTAAAGCGTTTGCAGAATTAGTAGAAGTTGCTAAAAAACAAATAAACGCTTAA
- the infC gene encoding translation initiation factor IF-3 has protein sequence MKNINKDFSMNDQIREKEIRLIGSNGEPLGVVQTIEAKRLAEEKDMDLVMMSPTAKPPVCRIMDYGKYVYEQSKKEKDAKKKQKIVSLKEVRCSLTIEEHDIDIKAKNARKFLLEGDKVKITVRFRGREMELSHMGQKILDNFAAKLEDVCLVEKRPKREGRNMTMVIGPKKV, from the coding sequence GTGAAAAATATTAATAAAGATTTTTCTATGAATGATCAGATTAGAGAAAAAGAAATTAGACTAATAGGAAGCAATGGGGAACCATTAGGTGTTGTCCAAACGATCGAAGCAAAAAGACTTGCTGAAGAAAAAGATATGGATCTAGTTATGATGTCTCCTACTGCGAAGCCACCAGTTTGTAGGATTATGGACTATGGTAAGTATGTATATGAGCAATCTAAAAAAGAAAAAGATGCTAAGAAAAAGCAAAAAATCGTAAGTCTTAAAGAAGTAAGATGTAGTTTAACTATTGAGGAACATGACATTGATATAAAAGCAAAAAATGCAAGGAAGTTCCTATTAGAAGGGGATAAAGTTAAAATCACTGTTAGATTTAGAGGTAGAGAAATGGAACTTTCCCATATGGGACAAAAGATTCTTGATAACTTTGCAGCTAAATTAGAAGATGTCTGCCTAGTAGAAAAAAGACCTAAAAGAGAAGGCAGAAACATGACAATGGTTATAGGCCCTAAAAAGGTATAA
- a CDS encoding ABC-F family ATP-binding cassette domain-containing protein, with the protein MSVLTVKNMNHGFGDRAIFEDVSFRLLKGEHVGLIGANGEGKSTFMNIVTGKLMPDEGSVIWSNNVRVGYMDQHAVLTKGQSMRDVLRDAFKYLFDLEAEMNSLYEKMGDCTEDELNKMLDRTAIIQDLLDHNGFYVIDPKVEEVAKGLGLSDLGLDKDVNDLSGGQRTKILLGKLLLESPDILLLDEPTNYLDEEHVEWLKRYLQSYENAFILISHDIPFLNSIVNLIYSVDERKLTRYVGDYAEFERIHAINKEKLEAAFEKQQKEISRLEDFVARNKANAATANMAKSRQKKLDKMDIIEISKEKPKPEFTFKTARAPSKIIFETHDLVIGYDTPLTKPLNLYMEKGQKIALVGANGLGKSTLLKSLLGTVKPLSGQVNLGDYQYIGYFEQEDRKNNKNTCIEEAWQEFPGYTQSQIRGALAKCGLTSKQIDSQIRVLSGGEAAKVRLCKILNNETNILILDEPTNHLDVDAKDELKRALQEYKGTILIVSHEPEFYRDIITETWNCEDWTTKIV; encoded by the coding sequence ATGAGCGTACTTACTGTTAAGAATATGAATCATGGCTTTGGAGATAGAGCTATTTTTGAAGATGTTTCATTTAGATTATTAAAAGGAGAACACGTTGGTCTTATTGGAGCAAATGGTGAAGGTAAATCAACATTTATGAATATAGTAACTGGAAAACTTATGCCTGATGAAGGTAGTGTTATCTGGTCAAATAATGTTAGAGTTGGTTATATGGATCAACATGCTGTTTTAACTAAAGGACAAAGCATGCGAGATGTTTTAAGGGATGCATTTAAATATCTTTTTGATTTAGAAGCAGAAATGAATTCTCTATATGAAAAAATGGGTGATTGCACTGAAGATGAATTAAATAAAATGTTAGATAGAACAGCTATAATCCAAGATTTGCTTGATCACAATGGATTTTATGTAATTGACCCAAAGGTTGAAGAAGTTGCCAAAGGACTTGGGCTTTCAGATTTAGGCCTTGATAAGGATGTTAATGATTTATCTGGTGGACAAAGGACTAAGATTCTTTTAGGTAAACTACTTCTTGAATCTCCAGATATTTTACTTTTAGATGAGCCTACTAATTATCTTGATGAAGAGCATGTAGAATGGCTTAAAAGATATCTTCAATCTTATGAAAATGCATTTATATTAATTTCACATGATATTCCGTTTTTAAATTCAATAGTAAATTTAATATATAGCGTAGACGAAAGAAAACTCACAAGATATGTTGGAGATTATGCTGAATTTGAAAGAATACATGCAATTAATAAAGAAAAATTAGAAGCTGCTTTTGAAAAACAACAAAAGGAAATTTCAAGACTTGAAGATTTTGTTGCTAGAAATAAAGCTAATGCTGCTACTGCTAACATGGCTAAATCTAGGCAAAAGAAGTTAGATAAGATGGATATCATAGAAATTTCAAAGGAAAAGCCAAAACCAGAATTTACTTTTAAAACTGCTAGAGCTCCAAGTAAAATCATATTTGAAACTCATGATTTAGTTATAGGATATGACACACCTCTTACAAAGCCACTTAACTTATACATGGAAAAAGGTCAAAAAATAGCACTAGTCGGAGCTAATGGACTTGGTAAATCAACACTTCTAAAAAGTTTACTTGGAACAGTTAAACCGCTTAGTGGACAGGTTAACCTTGGTGATTATCAATACATAGGATATTTTGAGCAAGAAGATAGAAAAAATAATAAAAATACATGTATAGAAGAGGCTTGGCAAGAATTTCCCGGATATACTCAATCCCAAATAAGAGGTGCTCTTGCTAAATGTGGATTAACAAGTAAACAGATTGACTCTCAAATAAGAGTTTTATCAGGTGGAGAAGCTGCAAAAGTTAGGCTTTGCAAAATTCTAAACAATGAAACAAACATATTAATCCTAGACGAACCTACAAACCATTTAGATGTAGATGCAAAAGATGAGTTAAAAAGAGCATTACAAGAATATAAAGGCACAATCCTTATAGTATCCCATGAACCTGAGTTTTATAGAGATATAATAACTGAAACTTGGAATTGTGAGGATTGGACAACTAAAATAGTTTAA
- the udk gene encoding uridine kinase, giving the protein MQDVMVIGIAGGSGSGKTTLSKRIKEVFNTEVVILCHDYYYKSNEGIALEERKKLNYDHPNSFDTDLLIDQLKRLKEGNTIYHPVYSFVEHTRLNETVEVKPTKVIIIEGILIFENKELCDLMDIKVFVDTDADVRIIRRLLRDVQERGRDLDSVVNQYLSTVKPMHEEFVDPSKRRADIIIPEGGENEVALSMLLEKIKSLLI; this is encoded by the coding sequence ATGCAAGATGTAATGGTAATAGGTATAGCTGGTGGAAGTGGATCTGGAAAGACTACGTTATCAAAAAGGATAAAAGAAGTTTTTAATACTGAAGTGGTGATTCTTTGTCATGATTATTATTATAAATCCAATGAAGGAATTGCTTTAGAAGAGCGTAAAAAACTTAATTACGATCATCCTAATTCTTTTGACACAGATCTTTTAATTGATCAGCTTAAAAGGCTAAAAGAAGGAAATACAATATATCACCCTGTTTATTCTTTTGTTGAACATACAAGATTAAATGAGACTGTTGAAGTGAAGCCAACAAAGGTAATAATTATTGAAGGGATATTAATATTTGAAAATAAAGAACTCTGCGATTTAATGGATATCAAGGTTTTTGTAGATACAGATGCAGATGTAAGAATAATAAGAAGGTTACTTAGAGATGTGCAGGAACGCGGAAGAGATTTAGATTCTGTAGTAAATCAATACTTAAGTACAGTAAAACCCATGCATGAAGAATTTGTTGATCCGAGTAAAAGAAGGGCAGACATAATAATTCCAGAAGGTGGAGAAAATGAAGTTGCTTTAAGCATGCTCTTAGAAAAAATTAAAAGTTTATTAATCTAA
- the ilvA gene encoding threonine ammonia-lyase, with protein MMTLDKFEEAYEIVQKVILKTKLVYSDYYSDMTGNKVYLKPENMQKTGAYKIRGAYYKISTLTCEERNKGLITASAGNHAQGVAYAAKEYNAKAIVVMPTTTPLMKINRTKAYGAEVILHGDVYDEACNYALELAAEKGYTFIHPFDDLDVATGQGSIAMEIIKELPTVDIILVPIGGGGLATGVSTLAKLLNPNIKVIGVEPAGANCMQASLKAGKVVTLPDVNTIADGTAVKTPGSKLFPYIQKNIDDIITIEDHELIGAFLDMLENHKMLAENSGLLTVAALKHLEVKDKKVVSIISGGNMDVITFASLVQHGLIERERICTLSVLLPDKPGELTNVSKVIAEAQGNIIKLDHNQFVSINRNNAVELEITMETFGHDHKESIMKALIDNGYKPKLIQPKMIYQ; from the coding sequence ATGATGACATTAGATAAATTCGAGGAAGCATATGAGATTGTGCAAAAAGTAATATTAAAAACGAAATTAGTTTACAGTGATTATTATTCAGATATGACAGGCAATAAAGTTTATTTGAAGCCTGAGAACATGCAAAAAACAGGGGCGTATAAAATTAGAGGAGCTTACTACAAAATTAGTACTCTTACTTGCGAAGAAAGAAACAAGGGACTTATAACAGCTTCCGCTGGTAATCATGCACAAGGAGTTGCCTATGCAGCAAAAGAATATAATGCAAAAGCAATAGTAGTTATGCCGACTACTACTCCACTTATGAAGATAAACCGTACAAAGGCATATGGTGCAGAAGTTATATTACATGGTGATGTTTATGATGAAGCCTGCAATTATGCATTAGAACTAGCTGCAGAAAAAGGTTATACTTTTATCCATCCTTTTGACGATTTAGATGTTGCAACTGGCCAAGGCTCTATTGCAATGGAAATAATAAAAGAACTTCCAACTGTTGATATTATTTTAGTTCCAATTGGTGGAGGTGGACTTGCTACTGGTGTTTCTACCTTAGCAAAGCTTCTTAATCCAAATATTAAAGTTATTGGTGTAGAACCAGCAGGTGCAAATTGTATGCAAGCCTCATTAAAAGCAGGAAAAGTTGTCACTCTTCCAGATGTTAATACTATAGCTGATGGTACTGCTGTTAAAACTCCAGGTTCTAAACTGTTCCCATACATACAAAAAAATATTGATGATATTATTACAATTGAGGATCATGAATTAATCGGTGCATTTTTAGATATGCTAGAAAATCATAAGATGCTTGCTGAAAATTCAGGATTATTAACTGTTGCGGCCCTTAAGCACTTAGAAGTTAAGGATAAAAAAGTTGTATCTATTATAAGTGGTGGTAATATGGATGTAATTACTTTTGCTTCTTTAGTACAACATGGTTTAATTGAAAGAGAACGTATTTGTACACTTTCCGTTTTACTTCCAGACAAGCCAGGAGAACTTACAAATGTATCTAAGGTAATTGCGGAAGCTCAAGGTAATATAATTAAGCTTGATCATAATCAATTTGTTAGCATTAATCGTAATAATGCAGTTGAACTTGAAATTACTATGGAAACTTTTGGTCATGACCATAAAGAATCAATTATGAAAGCACTAATAGATAATGGATATAAGCCAAAGTTAATTCAACCTAAAATGATTTATCAATAA
- a CDS encoding TrkH family potassium uptake protein — protein MERNLIKKSKLNAVQILAIGFVLLILTGGLILSLPVSSANGEYTNYLDSVFTATSAVCVTGLVTIDTGTHWSIFGKIVIMLLIETGGLGFMSLATFVAILLGKKITLRDRLIMQEAMNAFNIQGLVKMVQYVLGFAVGIQFIGALLLSTQFIPEFGWKKGIFYSIFHAVSSFCNAGFDLFGNFQSVVSYYNNPVVLLTIAGLIILGGLGFTVLIEMFNFRKRKRLSTNSKVVLLITTSLVVLGTVFIFIVEYKNPQTIGNMNINDKILNSFFASVSPRTAGFNSVSTDGMTMSGKLMTIILMFIGGSSGSTAGGLKTATFGILIFTVISVLKGREETEAFGRRFSKETVYKAFTLFSVCMMIVITVTMILSITEPDKLFINLLYEATSAFGTVGLSTGVTQHICSASKIVLILTMYFGRVGPLTVILAVINKRKKSGIRYPETKILIG, from the coding sequence ATGGAACGAAATTTAATAAAAAAATCAAAACTTAATGCAGTTCAAATTCTTGCAATAGGATTTGTATTACTTATTTTAACTGGAGGACTTATACTTAGTTTGCCGGTTTCGTCAGCTAATGGAGAATACACAAATTATTTAGATTCAGTTTTTACAGCAACTTCAGCAGTATGTGTTACAGGACTTGTTACAATAGACACAGGTACTCATTGGAGCATTTTTGGCAAAATAGTAATAATGCTTTTAATTGAAACTGGCGGGCTTGGTTTTATGTCACTTGCCACTTTTGTAGCAATATTGCTAGGGAAAAAAATAACACTTAGAGATAGACTTATTATGCAAGAAGCTATGAATGCTTTTAACATACAAGGACTTGTGAAAATGGTTCAATATGTTTTAGGATTTGCAGTTGGTATTCAATTTATTGGAGCATTACTACTATCAACACAATTTATACCAGAGTTTGGATGGAAAAAAGGCATTTTTTACAGTATATTTCATGCAGTATCTTCTTTTTGTAATGCAGGTTTTGATTTGTTTGGAAATTTTCAGAGTGTAGTTAGTTATTATAATAATCCAGTTGTTTTATTGACTATAGCTGGACTTATAATTTTGGGGGGACTTGGATTTACTGTTTTAATTGAAATGTTTAACTTTAGGAAAAGAAAAAGATTATCAACTAATTCAAAAGTTGTATTATTAATTACTACTAGCTTAGTTGTTTTAGGAACTGTGTTTATATTTATTGTAGAATATAAAAATCCGCAAACAATTGGGAATATGAATATTAATGATAAAATATTGAATTCTTTTTTTGCATCTGTTAGTCCAAGAACAGCAGGATTTAATAGTGTTTCAACTGATGGAATGACTATGTCAGGAAAACTTATGACAATAATATTAATGTTTATCGGGGGTTCGTCAGGTTCAACAGCTGGTGGGCTTAAAACAGCTACTTTTGGAATACTTATTTTTACTGTAATTTCTGTACTGAAAGGTAGAGAAGAAACAGAGGCTTTTGGAAGAAGATTTTCAAAGGAAACAGTGTACAAAGCGTTTACTTTATTTTCTGTTTGTATGATGATAGTAATAACTGTAACTATGATACTTAGTATAACAGAGCCGGATAAACTTTTTATAAACTTGCTTTATGAAGCTACATCAGCATTTGGAACAGTAGGATTAAGTACAGGGGTAACCCAACACATATGTTCAGCAAGCAAAATAGTGCTTATACTTACAATGTATTTTGGTAGGGTTGGTCCGCTAACAGTAATTTTAGCTGTGATTAATAAAAGGAAAAAAAGTGGAATTAGATACCCAGAAACAAAAATATTAATTGGATAG
- a CDS encoding potassium channel family protein, producing the protein MAKKQFVILGLGRFGASIATTVYNLGHDVLAIDKDEDRIQEIADNVTHAVQMDATDENSLKTLGIRNFDVAVVTIGNNIQASIMATLLVKEMGVKYIIAKGNSDMHAKVLYKIGADRVILPEHDMGVRVAHNLVSSNILDYIELSAEHSMVEIEALSEWNNKSIKDIKIRGKYGINVVAVKNGNSIKVSPSAEYVIKDKDVLVALGTSEDLSKFESMLGKKSK; encoded by the coding sequence ATGGCAAAAAAACAATTTGTTATACTTGGACTTGGTAGATTTGGAGCTTCAATAGCTACAACTGTATATAATTTAGGCCATGATGTATTAGCAATAGATAAGGATGAAGATAGAATTCAAGAAATTGCAGATAATGTTACTCATGCTGTACAAATGGATGCAACTGATGAAAATTCATTAAAAACTTTAGGCATTAGAAATTTTGATGTAGCAGTAGTAACTATTGGGAATAATATTCAAGCTAGCATAATGGCAACTCTATTAGTTAAAGAAATGGGCGTTAAATATATAATAGCAAAAGGTAATAGTGACATGCATGCTAAAGTTTTATATAAAATTGGTGCAGATAGAGTGATTTTGCCTGAGCATGATATGGGAGTAAGGGTAGCTCATAACTTAGTATCTTCAAATATATTAGATTATATAGAATTATCTGCAGAACACAGTATGGTAGAAATTGAAGCATTAAGCGAGTGGAATAATAAATCAATAAAAGATATAAAAATAAGAGGAAAATATGGTATAAATGTGGTAGCAGTAAAAAATGGGAATAGCATAAAGGTATCTCCTTCAGCAGAATATGTAATAAAAGATAAAGATGTTTTAGTAGCTCTTGGTACTAGTGAGGATCTAAGCAAGTTTGAAAGTATGCTAGGCAAAAAAAGTAAATAG
- a CDS encoding TrmH family RNA methyltransferase: protein MVCIESKENNLFKQTKKLKERKNRSKSSKYMIEGFRLVQEAFKAKVDIDYLIVTEDALGKIDQFLLDYITEDIKIYKINESLFKELVSTENPQGILAVINMNIIPVNANGEFYLLCDKLQDPGNLGTVIRTAHAAGVKGIILTKGTVDIYNEKTIRSTMGSIFYIPIQYDDDNLSLVKNLKEDGFNLVVTSLDTDKDFFEEDLRGKVILTVGNEGNGVSNEVLDLADTKVKIPMPGNAESLNVAIATSVIMYEKVRQDRLWDSE, encoded by the coding sequence TTGGTATGTATTGAAAGCAAAGAAAATAATTTATTTAAGCAGACAAAAAAGCTTAAAGAAAGAAAAAACAGAAGTAAAAGTAGTAAATATATGATTGAAGGATTTAGATTAGTTCAAGAAGCATTCAAAGCAAAAGTAGATATAGACTATTTAATTGTTACAGAAGATGCTTTGGGAAAGATTGATCAATTTTTACTAGATTATATAACGGAAGATATAAAAATTTATAAAATAAATGAAAGTTTATTTAAAGAGCTTGTTTCGACAGAAAATCCACAGGGGATACTTGCAGTCATAAATATGAATATAATACCAGTAAATGCTAATGGAGAGTTTTATTTACTTTGCGATAAGTTGCAAGATCCAGGCAATTTAGGTACTGTAATTAGAACAGCACATGCAGCTGGAGTGAAAGGAATAATTTTAACTAAAGGAACAGTTGACATATATAATGAAAAAACAATTAGGTCAACAATGGGTTCAATATTCTATATTCCGATTCAATATGATGATGATAATTTATCTTTAGTTAAAAACTTAAAAGAAGATGGATTTAATTTAGTTGTAACTTCACTTGATACAGATAAGGATTTTTTTGAGGAAGATTTACGAGGCAAGGTGATCTTAACAGTTGGAAATGAAGGTAATGGGGTTAGCAATGAGGTCTTGGATTTAGCAGATACAAAAGTTAAAATACCAATGCCGGGAAATGCTGAATCTTTAAATGTGGCTATAGCAACATCTGTTATAATGTACGAAAAAGTAAGACAAGATAGGTTATGGGACAGTGAATAA
- the rpmI gene encoding 50S ribosomal protein L35 encodes MPKMKTHKGAAKRFRITGTGKLKRGKAFRSHILTKKSSKTKRHLRKAGYVSKSQLKVMKKLLPYL; translated from the coding sequence ATGCCAAAAATGAAAACTCATAAAGGTGCAGCAAAAAGATTTAGAATAACAGGTACAGGAAAATTAAAAAGAGGTAAGGCATTTAGAAGCCATATCTTAACAAAGAAGAGCTCAAAAACTAAGAGACATCTTAGAAAAGCTGGATATGTTTCAAAATCACAATTAAAAGTAATGAAGAAATTATTACCATACCTATAA
- a CDS encoding YjdF family protein, with protein MISQINLTVLFNDPFWIGIFEVTQNDEYKVCKFTFGPEPKEEETYELILNKFYSLNFSNPISSDKNTFTEKKQNPKRLQRKIQKETAAKGIWTKAQIAIKLQHEEGKLQRKKKSKEQKEQEEERRLYLKKKKKLEKHKGH; from the coding sequence ATGATATCACAAATTAATTTAACAGTTCTTTTTAACGATCCCTTTTGGATTGGTATCTTTGAAGTTACCCAAAATGATGAATACAAGGTATGTAAATTCACTTTTGGGCCAGAGCCTAAAGAAGAAGAAACTTATGAACTTATATTGAACAAATTCTATTCATTAAATTTTAGTAATCCAATTTCATCTGATAAAAATACTTTCACTGAAAAAAAGCAAAATCCAAAAAGATTACAAAGAAAGATTCAAAAAGAAACAGCTGCAAAAGGAATATGGACTAAAGCTCAAATAGCTATCAAACTGCAACATGAAGAAGGTAAGCTACAACGTAAGAAAAAATCCAAAGAACAAAAAGAGCAAGAAGAAGAAAGAAGACTTTATTTAAAGAAAAAGAAAAAGCTTGAAAAACACAAAGGTCACTAA